The Roseovarius indicus genome has a segment encoding these proteins:
- a CDS encoding alpha/beta fold hydrolase, with amino-acid sequence MHETSRGIAYRVDDLTPPWRSGARPVLLMHGIGTHSDAWGDWVPVLAGDRPVIRLDMRGWGRSDVLTDGQADLDLLVEDLWDVVDETGVTGPVHLAGESLGGTVVLAAAIARAERTASVQMFNAGFRGDALGEVGNWTDQFAGGVDAWAARMMKNRFAPDIPLTPALEWFERTQRETDPATASALGAMLRNTDLSEGLAGLTVPVTLVLPDGSPFVPVAHGLDATLVNPRIALKVVPGTRHGLPYSHAEQEAAQMRDRLRRIDAGG; translated from the coding sequence ATGCATGAAACGAGTCGAGGGATTGCCTATCGCGTCGATGACCTGACGCCGCCTTGGCGTTCGGGGGCCCGGCCCGTGCTGCTGATGCATGGCATCGGAACGCATTCCGATGCGTGGGGCGACTGGGTTCCGGTGCTGGCCGGAGACCGCCCCGTGATCCGGCTGGATATGCGCGGCTGGGGGCGGTCTGACGTGCTGACCGATGGGCAGGCCGATCTGGACCTGCTTGTGGAAGATCTTTGGGACGTGGTCGACGAAACTGGCGTGACCGGCCCTGTTCACCTTGCCGGCGAGTCGCTGGGCGGAACAGTGGTACTTGCCGCGGCCATTGCGCGCGCGGAAAGAACTGCATCCGTTCAGATGTTCAATGCCGGGTTCCGGGGCGATGCTCTGGGCGAGGTGGGCAATTGGACGGATCAGTTCGCCGGTGGTGTTGATGCGTGGGCCGCACGGATGATGAAGAACCGGTTTGCGCCTGACATTCCATTGACGCCGGCGCTGGAGTGGTTCGAGAGGACGCAACGGGAAACGGACCCGGCAACCGCTTCGGCACTGGGGGCGATGCTGCGGAATACCGACCTGTCCGAGGGGCTTGCCGGGCTGACCGTTCCGGTGACGCTCGTCTTGCCCGACGGCAGCCCGTTCGTACCGGTGGCGCATGGCTTGGACGCCACCCTCGTGAACCCTCGCATTGCTCTGAAGGTCGTGCCGGGAACGCGTCACGGGCTGCCCTATTCCCATGCCGAACAGGAGGCCGCGCAGATGCGCGACCGGCTGCGCAGGATCGATGCCGGGGGCTAG
- a CDS encoding class I adenylate-forming enzyme family protein, producing MTSLIDNLLRQAEAHPDAPALIDEDYELNWQDLADQALRCASMFGETGVQAGDRVALLCPNRPAYVICWLALANLGAVAVSVNTSLIGEGLRHSIVNSETHHILAEQALFDEKRGDLEPVMEGRSLITFEDEADLAAQAASLPRAPVFDGDVAEPFSIIFTSGTTGFPKGVINSQSVFVASGYWMSRFLDITREDRIMVFLPLFHTNPQMYAVASALETGCALVIRPKFSASRLFEDAKRFGATMFTYVGTVLSMLCARRKEEDRDHAITRCVGGGCPPEVFDTLQARFGITAHELYGMTEVGGWVTGSRADAMRRGTCGVPRKDMELRVVDGNDRDCAPGTRGEIVVRPKESEVIFSGYFNNAEASWKSVRNLWFHTGDAGSFDADGFLTFHGRMREIIRRGGENISPTEIETVLLDHPKIRDVACLGVPDPIRGEEIKAVIVADDLSPSEIPAFLESRIARHMFPRFVQFAAEIPRTETEKIRREALKADRNGEIDLAGDTEYA from the coding sequence ATGACAAGCCTCATCGACAACCTTTTGCGGCAGGCGGAGGCGCATCCGGACGCGCCGGCGCTGATAGACGAAGACTATGAACTGAACTGGCAGGACCTGGCCGATCAGGCTTTGCGCTGTGCCTCGATGTTTGGCGAGACCGGCGTGCAGGCCGGCGACCGGGTTGCCTTGTTGTGTCCGAACCGCCCGGCCTATGTGATCTGCTGGCTGGCGCTGGCCAATCTCGGTGCCGTGGCGGTTTCGGTAAACACCTCGCTGATCGGCGAAGGTTTGCGGCACTCGATCGTCAATTCCGAAACCCATCACATTCTCGCCGAGCAGGCCCTTTTCGACGAGAAGCGCGGCGATCTCGAACCGGTGATGGAAGGTCGGAGCCTCATCACGTTCGAGGATGAGGCCGACCTTGCCGCGCAAGCGGCCTCCCTGCCCCGCGCGCCGGTTTTCGATGGAGACGTGGCAGAGCCGTTCTCGATCATCTTCACCTCGGGCACGACCGGTTTTCCGAAGGGTGTGATAAACAGCCAGTCGGTTTTCGTGGCTTCGGGCTATTGGATGTCGAGGTTTCTCGACATCACGCGGGAAGACCGGATCATGGTGTTCCTGCCGCTGTTTCATACCAACCCGCAGATGTATGCCGTCGCCTCGGCGCTGGAGACAGGCTGTGCGCTGGTGATACGGCCGAAATTCTCGGCCTCGCGGCTTTTCGAAGATGCGAAACGCTTCGGTGCCACGATGTTCACCTATGTGGGCACCGTGTTGTCGATGCTGTGCGCGCGGCGGAAGGAAGAGGACCGGGATCATGCGATCACGCGCTGCGTCGGCGGCGGCTGTCCGCCGGAGGTGTTCGATACGCTGCAGGCGCGGTTCGGGATCACGGCGCACGAGCTTTACGGGATGACCGAGGTCGGTGGATGGGTGACCGGCAGCCGCGCCGATGCCATGCGGCGGGGCACCTGTGGCGTGCCCCGGAAGGATATGGAGTTGCGCGTCGTCGACGGGAACGACCGCGATTGTGCACCCGGAACGCGGGGCGAGATCGTGGTGCGCCCGAAAGAGAGCGAGGTGATCTTCTCGGGCTATTTCAACAATGCAGAGGCCAGCTGGAAATCGGTGCGGAACCTCTGGTTTCACACGGGCGATGCTGGAAGTTTCGACGCCGATGGCTTTTTGACATTTCATGGCCGGATGCGCGAAATCATTCGGCGGGGGGGCGAGAACATCTCCCCCACCGAGATCGAGACCGTGCTGCTTGATCATCCCAAAATTCGGGATGTCGCCTGTCTCGGGGTGCCCGACCCCATTCGCGGCGAGGAGATCAAGGCGGTGATCGTCGCCGATGACCTTTCGCCCTCCGAGATCCCGGCGTTCCTGGAGAGCCGTATCGCGCGGCACATGTTCCCGCGTTTCGTACAGTTCGCTGCGGAAATTCCGCGCACGGAGACCGAAAAGATCAGACGGGAGGCGCTCAAGGCAGACCGGAATGGCGAGATCGACCTGGCGGGAGACACCGAGTATGCATGA
- a CDS encoding acyl-CoA dehydrogenase family protein, with translation MTALKEEIDREALWQAFSDETLLADLRDFVAKEIRPEADRIDREDYYPTEIVRKLSRAGYTNYLIEKEYGGSGGTYADAASIFEEIAVASAAVGISLITIFQAQTMLRKYGEESLKKKWLPKFGEGLLASYALTEANHGSDIRTLDTKAWRDGDDWIIDGEKHFITSGSAAEFYITLAETDAGVTVFAVPGDAPGVSIYDGENSATFGLRNGPHMNVVYDKVRLPADHMVGTEGKGVRQAATVLNHSRTLAGAISNGVSRAAYEDALAFARDRRAFDSRVLEFQGIQWYFSEMLTEIDSARLLVFRAASALDEDHQVIRWGSEAKLKAGEVATQVAVKAAQICGAYGITENAPFSRYLRDAKAYEVAGGSNEILKNTIGKFLMPVAGIEKKKPK, from the coding sequence ATGACCGCATTGAAAGAGGAAATCGACCGCGAGGCCCTGTGGCAGGCGTTTTCCGACGAAACCCTGCTGGCCGATCTGCGCGACTTCGTGGCAAAGGAGATCCGGCCCGAGGCGGACCGGATCGACCGCGAGGATTACTACCCCACTGAGATCGTGCGGAAGCTGTCGCGTGCAGGCTACACCAATTACCTCATCGAGAAGGAATATGGCGGCAGCGGCGGCACCTATGCCGATGCCGCGTCGATCTTCGAGGAGATCGCCGTGGCCTCGGCCGCGGTGGGGATCTCGCTGATCACCATCTTCCAGGCGCAGACCATGCTGCGGAAATACGGCGAGGAGAGCCTGAAGAAGAAGTGGCTGCCGAAGTTCGGCGAGGGGCTGCTGGCCTCTTATGCGCTGACCGAGGCGAACCATGGCAGCGACATCCGCACGCTGGATACGAAGGCGTGGCGCGACGGCGACGACTGGATCATCGACGGTGAGAAGCATTTCATCACCTCCGGGTCGGCGGCGGAGTTCTACATCACGCTGGCCGAAACCGACGCTGGTGTGACTGTCTTTGCCGTGCCGGGTGATGCGCCGGGCGTGTCGATCTATGACGGCGAGAATTCGGCCACGTTCGGGCTTCGCAACGGGCCGCACATGAACGTCGTCTACGACAAGGTGCGCCTGCCCGCCGATCACATGGTCGGGACCGAAGGTAAGGGGGTGCGGCAGGCGGCGACGGTGCTGAACCATTCGCGCACGCTGGCCGGCGCCATCAGCAACGGAGTGTCGCGCGCGGCCTACGAGGATGCGCTCGCCTTTGCCCGGGACCGGCGGGCCTTTGACAGCCGGGTTTTGGAGTTCCAGGGAATCCAGTGGTACTTTTCGGAGATGCTGACCGAGATCGACAGTGCGAGGCTGCTGGTCTTCCGGGCAGCGAGCGCTCTGGACGAGGATCACCAGGTGATCCGCTGGGGCAGCGAAGCCAAGCTGAAGGCCGGAGAGGTCGCCACGCAGGTGGCGGTCAAGGCCGCACAGATCTGCGGTGCCTACGGGATCACCGAGAACGCGCCGTTCAGCCGATACCTGCGCGATGCGAAAGCCTATGAAGTGGCTGGCGGCTCGAACGAGATCCTCAAGAACACAATCGGGAAGTTCCTGATGCCGGTGGCCGGCATCGAAAAGAAGAAGCCGAAATGA
- a CDS encoding TRAP transporter large permease, with protein MVVAATAALAFFAFCLLASVPVFVGMGLTAMLGTWVAEGTLGLQDMALGAYNALNSFVLLAVPLYILAGTLSEESGLSDRLFSFATTVTSGLRGGLGIATILACAIFAAISGSSVATAATIGLVAIPALAKNGFSLPRAGALIAGGGTLGILIPPSIGLLLYGVLTDQSIGKLFIAGLMPGLVLVIIMALFVVVTQRNAPAAKAPDLRTLMREFVLALPILGLPALILVMIYTGIATATEVAALAVVYVTVLGYGLGNLSLKKLYRAGLHAAQTTVMILMLVAFGALMTHFMTLTRIPQGITEMIADSGLGFFGTITLMVLAFLVLGMFLEALSMMLITIPILFPVAMSLGIDPIAFGIFVVLAIEVAQITPPVGINLFTVAKIGGIRFEQMAKSIVPYVLLMILMMYAVAYFQGLATWLPNTME; from the coding sequence ATGGTTGTTGCAGCCACGGCAGCGCTTGCCTTCTTCGCCTTCTGTCTTCTGGCCAGCGTGCCGGTCTTCGTCGGCATGGGGCTGACGGCCATGCTTGGCACATGGGTCGCCGAAGGCACGCTTGGCCTTCAGGACATGGCACTTGGCGCTTACAACGCGCTGAACAGTTTCGTTCTGCTGGCGGTGCCGCTTTACATTCTCGCCGGCACGCTTTCGGAAGAGTCGGGCCTCTCGGACCGGTTGTTTTCCTTTGCAACGACCGTGACCTCGGGGCTTCGCGGCGGGCTGGGGATTGCAACGATCCTGGCCTGCGCGATCTTTGCCGCGATCTCGGGCTCGAGCGTTGCCACGGCCGCCACGATCGGGCTGGTGGCCATCCCGGCACTGGCGAAGAACGGGTTCAGCCTGCCCCGGGCCGGAGCGTTGATCGCAGGTGGCGGGACCCTTGGCATTCTTATCCCGCCGTCGATCGGCCTACTGCTTTACGGTGTGCTGACGGACCAATCGATCGGCAAGCTGTTCATTGCGGGCCTGATGCCCGGACTGGTGCTGGTCATCATCATGGCGCTTTTCGTGGTCGTGACCCAGCGCAACGCGCCAGCCGCGAAGGCGCCGGACCTTCGCACTCTGATGCGGGAATTTGTGCTGGCGCTTCCCATTCTCGGACTGCCCGCGCTGATCCTGGTGATGATCTACACCGGTATCGCCACGGCCACCGAGGTTGCCGCGCTGGCTGTCGTTTACGTAACGGTGCTCGGCTACGGGCTTGGCAACCTCAGCCTGAAGAAGCTTTACCGCGCCGGGCTTCATGCGGCGCAGACAACCGTGATGATCCTGATGCTGGTGGCGTTCGGCGCGCTGATGACCCATTTCATGACGCTCACGCGCATCCCGCAGGGCATCACCGAGATGATCGCGGACTCTGGCCTGGGCTTCTTCGGGACGATCACGCTGATGGTCCTCGCGTTCCTGGTTCTGGGCATGTTCCTTGAAGCACTGTCGATGATGCTGATCACCATCCCGATCCTGTTCCCGGTGGCAATGTCGCTCGGGATCGACCCGATCGCCTTCGGCATCTTCGTGGTGCTGGCAATCGAAGTGGCGCAGATCACGCCGCCGGTCGGCATCAACCTGTTCACCGTCGCCAAGATCGGCGGCATCCGGTTCGAGCAGATGGCCAAGTCGATCGTGCCTTACGTGCTGCTGATGATCCTGATGATGTACGCCGTCGCCTACTTCCAGGGGCTGGCGACCTGGCTCCCCAACACTATGGAGTAA
- a CDS encoding TRAP transporter small permease, whose amino-acid sequence MARILTTIAATGDKLAAASAALTTAVMWALAALILYDVVMRTLNVPVLWAAEISVYAMIALAFLGAGATQNADGHFRVTFVRDLSPPRWRLAFDLVAAAMTLLLAVLFTLGAFYAVSFSYSLGFKTSTLLQIPVWILQSFVLLGGIFLSLAALQELVMLAVHGRRETAGPRPESDEEETA is encoded by the coding sequence ATGGCTCGCATCCTGACAACAATCGCGGCGACGGGCGACAAGCTCGCCGCCGCAAGCGCCGCCCTGACGACCGCCGTGATGTGGGCGCTGGCTGCACTTATCCTTTATGATGTCGTCATGCGCACGCTGAACGTGCCGGTCCTCTGGGCCGCGGAGATCAGCGTTTACGCGATGATCGCCCTCGCCTTTCTCGGCGCGGGCGCGACACAGAACGCGGACGGTCATTTCCGGGTGACGTTCGTGCGGGACCTTTCCCCGCCGCGCTGGCGCCTTGCCTTCGACCTGGTGGCCGCGGCGATGACCCTTCTGCTGGCCGTGCTGTTCACGCTGGGCGCGTTCTATGCGGTGAGCTTTTCCTACTCGCTGGGGTTCAAGACCTCCACGCTTCTGCAGATCCCCGTGTGGATCCTGCAATCCTTCGTGCTGCTCGGGGGCATATTTTTGTCGCTGGCCGCGCTGCAGGAGCTTGTCATGCTGGCCGTTCATGGACGGCGCGAAACGGCGGGGCCACGGCCCGAAAGCGATGAAGAGGAGACCGCTTGA
- a CDS encoding TRAP transporter substrate-binding protein, with protein sequence MNIRARTFAITALVAGSIAGSAVAQDTVTIPLATWGGSEHVGVRQFVPAFEEALKEEAPDRVDFQHFPGGQIAQDRDMPVGIPSGQVKLGWITVNGWTGTVPDTRLMDAPTGLTMAQLDTLLDDKGLFDALAGKFEEKNTVLLGLADLGPPCIVSNEKILSPDDLAGKKVRVFSEGQAAAIRSFGGSPVTLPFADVYSAMQYGTIEAAVVGFQGVQSQKLYEVSDHVLVPASFLGTTMMGWAANKQWFDGLPDDVREGLSEAMDQASHSNREAIVGEIDEITADYRDAGMEVTFLEPEMPEFEQWQSATKPLLDDVTGQLSPDIVEIVTN encoded by the coding sequence ATGAATATTCGTGCAAGAACGTTTGCGATTACCGCGCTGGTTGCCGGCAGTATCGCCGGTAGCGCCGTGGCCCAGGACACGGTCACCATTCCGCTGGCCACCTGGGGCGGCAGCGAGCATGTCGGCGTGCGCCAGTTCGTACCGGCCTTCGAAGAGGCTCTGAAGGAAGAAGCCCCCGATCGGGTCGATTTTCAGCACTTCCCCGGCGGCCAGATCGCACAGGACCGGGACATGCCGGTGGGCATTCCGTCGGGCCAGGTGAAACTGGGCTGGATCACGGTCAACGGCTGGACAGGCACGGTGCCCGACACCCGGCTGATGGACGCGCCGACAGGCCTGACGATGGCGCAGCTCGACACGCTTCTCGACGACAAGGGCCTGTTCGACGCGCTGGCCGGCAAGTTCGAGGAGAAGAACACCGTGCTGCTGGGGCTGGCCGATCTTGGACCGCCCTGCATCGTCTCGAACGAGAAGATCCTTTCACCCGATGACCTTGCGGGCAAGAAGGTACGGGTATTCTCGGAAGGTCAGGCCGCGGCCATTCGGTCGTTCGGCGGCTCGCCGGTCACCCTGCCCTTTGCCGACGTGTACTCGGCCATGCAGTACGGCACGATCGAAGCCGCCGTCGTGGGTTTCCAGGGGGTTCAAAGCCAGAAGCTATACGAAGTGAGCGATCACGTGCTGGTGCCGGCGTCGTTTCTCGGGACGACGATGATGGGCTGGGCGGCCAACAAGCAATGGTTTGACGGCCTTCCCGACGACGTGCGTGAAGGCCTGAGCGAGGCGATGGACCAAGCCAGCCATTCCAACCGCGAGGCCATTGTCGGTGAGATCGACGAGATCACGGCGGATTACCGGGACGCCGGCATGGAGGTCACCTTCCTCGAGCCGGAGATGCCGGAATTCGAGCAATGGCAGAGCGCGACCAAGCCGCTTCTCGACGATGTTACAGGCCAGCTGAGCCCGGACATCGTGGAAATCGTCACGAACTGA
- a CDS encoding MaoC/PaaZ C-terminal domain-containing protein → MTRDTQALETVGLGIPFEDWTVGRKFKTVGRTVTDADITLFVGATGMTEVLFTDLEYLKENSLIGQRPAPGALVYSMAEGLLMQSVMQHTGLAFLGMELTVKSPVLAGDTIHVECEVTETRPTSKPGRGIVTARCDVVKQDGELALTYTCQRLVKARKAD, encoded by the coding sequence ATGACACGTGACACGCAAGCGCTCGAGACCGTCGGGCTGGGGATTCCCTTCGAGGACTGGACGGTGGGCCGGAAGTTCAAGACCGTCGGGCGCACGGTAACGGATGCCGATATTACCCTGTTCGTAGGCGCCACCGGCATGACCGAAGTGCTTTTCACGGATCTGGAATACCTCAAGGAAAATTCGCTGATCGGTCAGCGCCCGGCGCCGGGCGCGCTTGTCTACTCGATGGCCGAGGGTCTGTTGATGCAATCGGTCATGCAACATACCGGCCTGGCCTTTCTCGGCATGGAGCTGACCGTGAAGTCGCCGGTTCTGGCCGGCGACACGATCCATGTCGAATGCGAGGTGACCGAAACGCGCCCGACGAGCAAGCCGGGCCGCGGGATTGTCACGGCACGCTGTGACGTGGTCAAGCAGGATGGGGAGCTGGCGCTTACCTACACCTGCCAAAGGCTCGTGAAAGCCCGCAAGGCGGACTGA
- a CDS encoding IclR family transcriptional regulator, with translation MIIRQVKFAFDLLQFMADRQAPATISEIAEHFGWPRSSTVNQVETLCHLGLMHEPVHRQGYLPTSRLLDLASELVRADSRGSDLDALVQAVAAQSGETATVAAIAGNHGLFINAAESTNPIRYFAEAGQRIPLHATAAGRALLSQIPEKQLQALLKRTEYIRYSENTPMSAEAVTALIAEGRERGYYVNSDGYAKDLVGVAIPMRLDGRQLSLLVAGPIYRMSGNHAELAEMLRDCRQRIIGS, from the coding sequence TTGATCATTCGTCAGGTGAAGTTTGCATTCGACCTTCTGCAGTTCATGGCAGACCGCCAGGCGCCGGCGACGATCAGCGAGATTGCCGAGCATTTCGGCTGGCCGAGGTCGAGTACGGTGAACCAGGTCGAAACGCTGTGCCATCTGGGGCTGATGCACGAACCTGTGCATCGGCAGGGGTACCTGCCGACGTCGCGGTTGCTTGATCTTGCCAGCGAGCTGGTGAGGGCTGATAGCCGAGGTTCGGATCTCGACGCGCTCGTGCAGGCCGTGGCGGCGCAGAGCGGCGAGACGGCGACCGTGGCGGCTATCGCGGGGAATCATGGCCTCTTCATCAATGCCGCGGAATCGACAAACCCGATCAGGTATTTCGCCGAGGCCGGGCAGCGCATTCCGCTTCATGCCACGGCGGCCGGACGCGCATTGCTGTCGCAAATTCCGGAAAAGCAGCTTCAAGCGCTTCTCAAACGCACAGAGTATATTCGCTATTCCGAAAACACGCCGATGTCGGCGGAGGCCGTAACGGCCCTGATCGCCGAAGGGCGAGAGCGCGGCTACTACGTCAACAGCGACGGTTACGCCAAGGACCTTGTGGGCGTTGCCATACCCATGCGGCTGGACGGTCGGCAGCTGAGCCTTCTGGTGGCCGGGCCGATCTATCGCATGTCCGGCAACCACGCCGAGCTGGCTGAAATGCTGCGCGACTGCAGGCAGCGGATCATCGGCAGCTGA
- a CDS encoding DeoR/GlpR family DNA-binding transcription regulator, whose translation MSKYEHDIISTVNLRGTVSVAELARILDVSDQTIRRIVKPLVERGEVRKVHGALISTQKVTDPPFLARMNENRAKKVAIAHAVAGMVKDGGSVMIDTGSTSAFVAQALESKQNLTVVTNSAYIASKLALIEGNRVFMAGTQLRNHDGAAFDRAAFDVIASVSVEFSILSASSAHPLRGFLAFDQCEVDIAQAMMEVSARTVMAVDHTKFNESGGNASLRLPTLDPEDVVVCDKRPHKSFDDLLDAQRFVVAGGA comes from the coding sequence ATGTCAAAATACGAGCACGATATCATCAGTACGGTAAACCTGCGCGGCACGGTCTCGGTGGCGGAGCTGGCACGGATTCTCGACGTTTCCGACCAGACGATCCGGCGGATCGTGAAGCCGCTGGTGGAGCGGGGCGAGGTGCGGAAGGTGCATGGCGCGCTGATCAGCACGCAAAAGGTGACCGACCCACCCTTCCTGGCGCGGATGAACGAGAACCGGGCCAAGAAGGTGGCGATTGCCCACGCGGTGGCGGGGATGGTCAAGGATGGCGGATCGGTGATGATCGACACCGGTTCGACCTCGGCCTTTGTGGCGCAGGCGCTGGAGAGCAAGCAGAACCTGACCGTTGTCACTAACTCGGCCTATATCGCGAGCAAACTGGCGCTGATTGAGGGGAACCGGGTGTTCATGGCCGGCACGCAGTTGCGCAACCATGACGGGGCGGCGTTCGACCGCGCGGCGTTCGACGTGATCGCGAGCGTGTCGGTGGAGTTCTCCATTCTCTCGGCCTCGTCGGCGCATCCGCTGCGGGGGTTCCTGGCGTTCGATCAGTGCGAGGTGGATATCGCGCAGGCGATGATGGAGGTTTCGGCGCGGACAGTGATGGCGGTGGACCACACGAAGTTCAACGAATCGGGTGGGAATGCGTCGTTGCGGTTGCCGACCCTTGACCCGGAAGACGTGGTCGTATGTGACAAGCGCCCTCACAAGTCGTTCGATGACTTGCTTGATGCGCAGCGGTTTGTCGTGGCCGGGGGCGCTTGA